Proteins encoded together in one Ipomoea triloba cultivar NCNSP0323 chromosome 4, ASM357664v1 window:
- the LOC116017532 gene encoding spindle and kinetochore-associated protein 1 homolog yields the protein MDVKEAGTSLDSLISAFNARIAELQQLVIARNMYPASSVSDLSAVDSALSGMELQLQKIRTRLREETEAIPKAKKLIEASLKQQKKLQTLAANIPLNLSGRMTYTTQDTIKCVQPEPCKDDLSFESLKVEEPAPREKKGRASPPLWYLSADDLNSCPAYMRGRLTLDKVNAAINDMVMYAEANSQLITAPRKKLTENIIERAMELREIAATEAVKGKHFFLESDIKGPSLKLDNTGKAILTVLRHTGRIGETRISHHRVFLLVRPQ from the exons aTGGACGTGAAAGAAGCAGGGACTTCGCTAGATTCACTCATCTCCGCCTTCAATGCTCGCATCGCCGAGCTTCAGCAGCTCGTCATCGCTCGAAACA TGTATCCTGCCAGTAGTGTCTCCGATTTATCTGCCGTCGACTCAGCACTAAGCGGAATGGAGCTCCAGCTTCAGAAGATCCGAACCCGATTGCGTGAAGAAACTGAAGCCATTCCCAAAGCTAAA AAGTTGATAGAGGCATCACTGAAACAACAGAAGAAGCTGCAAACTCTTGCAGCTAATATCCCATTGAATTTGTCTGGAAGAATGACTTACACTACACAAGATACGATTAAGTG TGTCCAACCTGAACCTTGTAAAGATGACTTGAGTTTTGAGTCTCTGAAAGTTGAGGAGCCTGCACCCAGA GAGAAAAAGGGTCGTGCCTCGCCACCACTGTGGTACCTAAGTGCTGATGATCTGAATTCCTGTCCAGC GTACATGAGAGGGAGGCTCACTCTTGATAAGGTCAATGCAGCAATTAATGACATGGTGATGTATGCTGAAGCAAATTCCCAGCTCATCACAGCCCCTAGAAAGAAG TTGACAGAGAATATCATCGAGAGAGCAATG GAACTAAGAGAGATTGCAGCAACAGAAGCTGTTAAGGGGAAACACTTCTTTCTTGAGTCTGACATTAAAGGCCCTTCACTGAAGCTCGACAATACAGGAAAAGCAATATTGACT GTCCTTAGACACACTGGTCGTATTGGTGAAACTCGAATTTCCCATCACCGCGTATTCCTTCTTGTAAGGCCTCAATAA
- the LOC116016792 gene encoding scarecrow-like protein 6 encodes MKGMPFPFEFERKGVIELGNRNHRNCVSGNHCWDIKDCVVGSPGGSNSEPTSVLDRPLASSSTLSSSCGGGGGGETDAARVAAVSGNPASKWQQDNTTATSSNAGGGESELLQPVPPSLDFGGGGAAAGAAVGGGETAEKCGMEEWDSVLSESPGQEPLLRWIMGDVDDPSMANLNKVLQVGGGGAAAEYDFNGGFGVVDHGFGPVDPVSSSGESFLPSIPISGSNFPANRLPNPPASLPGFKFSAPPPLFPPVSNNLGAAAFNPALLEPSDLKPQIFNPGNPHFLINQPPQNPSFLMPLPFSRPELAPPQAKRHNPGGNLESPGPQIPRGLFSDQQTPSPHHVLPHQLQLLPNYPQRPKPPEMAGEEMGHFHQNQQTMIDQLFKTAELVQSGNPILAQGILARLNHHLSPIGKPFQRAAFYCKESLQLLLQHATNNNMNPPPSSSSVPFSLIFKIGAYKSFSEISPVSPFANFTCNQALLEALEGFDRIRIVDFDIGYGGQWASLMQELALRSGGSPSLKITVLASPAMHDQLELGLTRENLIHFASEINMAFEFEVLSIDSLNSTSWSLPLHVSDNEAIAVNLPVGCFTTYQLSHPLVLRFVKQLMPKIVVSVDRVCDRTDLLFPNHVIHALQYYANLLESLDAVNVNFDALQKIERFLLHPGIEKIIMGRYRSPEKTQHWRTLFLSSGFSPLTFSNFTESQAECVVKRTPVRGFHVEKRQSSLVLCWQRKELISVSAWRC; translated from the coding sequence ATGAAGGGGATGCCCTTTCCCTTTGAATTTGAGAGGAAGGGGGTGATAGAATTGGGTAATAGGAATCATAGAAATTGTGTTTCTGGGAATCATTGTTGGGATATTAAGGATTGTGTTGTGGGGAGTCCAGGTGGGAGTAATAGTGAGCCGACGTCTGTTCTGGATAGGCCTCTTGCGTCATCTTCAACGCTGTCTTCTTcttgcggcggcggcggcggtggggAGACGGACGCGGCCAGGGTGGCGGCGGTTTCTGGTAATCCGGCGTCGAAATGGCAGCAAGACAACACCACTGCCACGAGTTCTAATGCAGGGGGAGGTGAATCCGAGCTTCTCCAGCCTGTTCCGCCGTCTCTTGAtttcggcggcggcggcgcagCCGCCGGAGCCGCCGTGGGCGGCGGCGAGACGGCGGAGAAATGTGGGATGGAGGAGTGGGATAGTGTGTTGTCGGAGTCTCCGGGCCAGGAGCCGTTGCTCCGGTGGATTATGGGCGATGTGGATGACCCTTCCATGGCTAATTTGAACAAGGTTTTGCAggttggcggcggcggcgccgccgccgAGTACGATTTTAACGGCGGGTTTGGGGTGGTGGATCACGGGTTTGGACCCGTCGACCCGGTTTCTTCATCCGGGGAGAGTTTCCTCCCTTCAATCCCCATCTCCGGGTCAAATTTCCCGGCGAATAGGCTCCCCAACCCGCCGGCTTCCCTCCCCGGCTTCAAATTCtcggcgccgccgccgctgtTCCCGCCCGTCTCCAACAACCTCGGCGCCGCCGCATTCAACCCGGCGCTTCTAGAACCCTCAGATCTGAAGCCCCAGATTTTCAATCCCGGGAATCCCCACTTCTTGATTAACCAGCCCCCCCAAAACCCATCATTCCTCATGCCATTGCCGTTCTCCCGGCCGGAGCTAGCTCCGCCGCAGGCCAAGCGGCATAATCCCGGCGGGAATCTTGAATCTCCGGGACCCCAGATCCCCCGGGGGCTATTCTCCGATCAACAAACCCCATCTCCCCATCATGTGCTCCCCCACCAGCTCCAATTACTCCCAAACTATCCCCAAAGGCCCAAACCCCCGGAAATGGCCGGGGAAGAAATGGGGCATTTTCATCAAAACCAGCAAACAATGATCGACCAGCTTTTCAAGACGGCCGAGCTGGTTCAATCCGGGAACCCTATACTCGCGCAAGGGATATTGGCGCGGCTCAATCACCACCTCTCCCCAATTGGGAAGCCCTTCCAAAGAGCAGCTTTCTATTGCAAGGAATCATTGCAATTGCTCCTCCAACATGCCACCAATAACAACATGAACCCCCCTCCTTCGTCGTCCTCGGTGCCATTTAGCCTAATTTTCAAGATTGGTGCTTACAAGTCCTTCTCCGAGATCTCGCCCGTCTCGCCCTTTGCCAATTTCACCTGCAACCAAGCCCTGCTCGAGGCCTTGGAGGGGTTCGATAGGATTCGCATTGTGGATTTCGATATTGGGTATGGAGGCCAATGGGCTTCTCTAATGCAAGAGCTTGCCTTGAGGAGTGGAGGCTCCCCTAGCCTCAAGATCACCGTGTTAGCCTCGCCCGCAATGCACGATCAGCTCGAGCTCGGGCTGACACGCGAGAATTTGATCCATTTCGCTAGTGAGATCAATATGGCATTCGAGTTTGAGGTTTTGAGCATTGATTCTTTGAATTCCACGTCGTGGTCACTGCCACTTCATGTATCGGATAATGAAGCGATTGCTGTTAATCTTCCGGTTGGTTGCTTCACCACCTACCAACTATCGCACCCTTTGGTGCTTCGCTTCGTTAAGCAGTTGATGCCTAAGATTGTGGTTTCTGTAGACAGAGTCTGTGATCGGACTGACCTCTTATTTCCCAACCATGTAATCCACGCTCTTCAGTATTACGCCAACCTTCTCGAGTCTCTTGATGCTGTGAATGTGAACTTCGATGCCCTTCAGAAGATCGAGAGGTTCTTGCTCCATCCCGGGATTGAGAAAATCATAATGGGTCGTTATCGTTCCCCCGAGAAAACACAGCACTGGAGGACTCTGTTTCTATCGTCTGGATTCTCCCCGTtgactttcagcaatttcacggAGTCTCAAGCCGAGTGCGTGGTGAAAAGGACTCCAGTCCGAGGGTTTCATGTCGAGAAGAGACAATCTTCTCTTGTTCTTTGCTGGCAGCGGAAGGAGCTTATCTCGGTTTCAGCTTGGAGGTGCTGA
- the LOC116014753 gene encoding uncharacterized protein LOC116014753 isoform X1 — protein MSIISHLLVVVFLSFLFCHGSSARCFGLINNQLPKRLHLLSKQTMTEEKLKHYRASTPSVPEEESIKISDKKHEETTRKEAHHHHHEKKKKMDKNGEKDGEVSSVTWKVREKKRGEPQAEFNLDYLPARTHPPVHN, from the exons ATGTCCATCATTTCCCATCTTCTTGTAGTTGTTTTCCTGTCATTCCTTTTCTGCCATGGCTCAAGTGCTAGGTGTTTTGGCCTCATCAACAATCAACTTCCAAAGAGATTGCATCTTCTGAGCAAG CAGACCATGACAGAAGAGAAGCTGAAACATTATAGGGCTTCCACTCCATCAGTGCCAGAAGAAGAATCCATTAAAATCAGCGATAAGAAACATGAGGAAACAACAAGAAAAGAAgcccatcatcatcatcatgagaagaagaaaaagatggaCAAAAATGGCGAAAAAGATGGTGAAGTTTCTTCTGTGACATGGAAGGTTAGAGAGAAGAAGAGGGGAGAACCACAGGCAGAGTTCAATTTGGATTATTTACCGGCAAGAACACACCCTCCTGTCCACAATTGA
- the LOC116014753 gene encoding uncharacterized protein LOC116014753 isoform X2, whose protein sequence is MSIISHLLVVVFLSFLFCHGSSARCFGLINNQLPKRLHLLSKTMTEEKLKHYRASTPSVPEEESIKISDKKHEETTRKEAHHHHHEKKKKMDKNGEKDGEVSSVTWKVREKKRGEPQAEFNLDYLPARTHPPVHN, encoded by the exons ATGTCCATCATTTCCCATCTTCTTGTAGTTGTTTTCCTGTCATTCCTTTTCTGCCATGGCTCAAGTGCTAGGTGTTTTGGCCTCATCAACAATCAACTTCCAAAGAGATTGCATCTTCTGAGCAAG ACCATGACAGAAGAGAAGCTGAAACATTATAGGGCTTCCACTCCATCAGTGCCAGAAGAAGAATCCATTAAAATCAGCGATAAGAAACATGAGGAAACAACAAGAAAAGAAgcccatcatcatcatcatgagaagaagaaaaagatggaCAAAAATGGCGAAAAAGATGGTGAAGTTTCTTCTGTGACATGGAAGGTTAGAGAGAAGAAGAGGGGAGAACCACAGGCAGAGTTCAATTTGGATTATTTACCGGCAAGAACACACCCTCCTGTCCACAATTGA